Genomic segment of Microbacterium sp. M28:
GGCGGCGAGGATCAGTGTCGCGGCCAGGGTGAGCGAATAGATGTCGACGAACCACAGCACCTCGGTGTGGGTGAAGTGCAGTTCACCGCGGATCGCCGGCAGCGCCGTAGCGACGCTGCTGATCGCGAGGGCCCCGATGAGGATGCCGAGGAGCAGTGGGAGCATCGCCCACCATCTGCGCAGCGTGGGATGAGTGGGGATCGGAGCAGTATCGACGGTCACATCGTCAGTCTGTAGAGTACGTACATAAACCACAAGTACTGACATTTCTGTCATGTACTACCCATTCGGATACTGAGCGGAGAACCGCCATGCGTGAGAAGACCGAGCGGATCATCAAGGACTGGTCACCGACGTGCGACGCCGAGGTGTCCATCGCCGTGGTCGGCGGCGCCTGGAAGCCGACGATCCTGTCGATGCTCGAGCAGCACGGCATCCTCCGCTTCGGGGAGCTCGGTCGGCTCTTGGAGGGCACGACCCCCCGCGTCCTGACGCGTCAGCTGCGCGAACTCGAGGAGGACGGGCTCGTCATCCGCACCGTCCATCGGCAGGTACCCCCGAAAGTCGAATACGAACTCAGCGACGTCGGGCGCAGCGTCGGTCCACTTCTCGCCGAGCTGACCCGGTGGGGGCGCGCGTACGCCCGCCCGCACCGCGCTGAGGACGACGCCGCCTCCGACTAGGTACCGCACCGGATGGTCACCACGTCGATCGCGCGCCGTCAAGGGGTTCGATCACACGCAGGGCCGGGTCGTACGCTGACGGGATCGACGGAAGGAAGACCGCATGAGCGATCCGCAGAACACCCAGGGCGTACCAGGCGAGAACGAAGAAGCAGACACCGCGTCAGGCGGTGCGCCGGAGCGTCTCGACGGAACGACGCCGGACGACGACGAGGAATCGGACGATAGGACCGGCTCCGACGGGGAGGATGCGCAGGGTCACTGACCCGCGCGCATGAACTCCTCGGCCGCTCGAACCTGCTCCGCCGAGGGGCGGATACCGGTGTACAGGACGAACTGCTCGAGCGCCTGAAGCGTGGCGACCTCCGCGCCGCTGATGACCGTCTTCCCGGCGGCGCGGCCCGCGCCCACGAGCGGAGTCTCAGCCGGGAGCGCCACGACGTCGAACACGACGGCGGCCGCGTCGACGGCTGGCATCGGAAACGCCAGGGTGTGCTGCTCCGGCCCCCCGGCCATGCCGATCGGGGTGACGTTCACGACGATGTCAGCCGTGTGCTCCCCCAGCTCGGCGATCCAATCGAACCCGTACAGCTCGGCGAGGGCGCGGCCGACCTGCTCGTTGCGCGCGACGATCGTCACGTCGGCGAAGCCCGCGTCGCGGAACGCCGCGGCCGTCGCCTTGGCCATGCCGCCGGACCCGCGGAGCAGCACGGAGGCTGAGGGATCCAGGCCGTTGCGCTCGATGAGCTGCGCGATCGCCGAGTAGTCGGTGTTGTAGGCCGTGAGCATGCCGTGGTCGTTCACGATGGTGTTGACGGAATCGATCGCCGTGGCCGATGGATCCATGCGATCCACGAGGGCGATCACGTCTTCCTTGTACGGCATCGATATCGCGCACCCGCGGATGCCGAGGCCGCGCACGCCTGCGATCGCCTGGGCGAGGTCGGTCGGGGCGAACGCCTTGTAGATCCAGTTCAACCCCAGTGCCTCATAGAGGTGGTTGTGGAATCGAGTGCCGTTGTTGCTCGGCCTCGCCGACAGCGAGATGCACAGCGTCATGTCCTTGTTCAGCATGGTCACTGGATCAGGTTACGCCGCTCCCCGGCTCGCGCCGGACGCTCAGACCGCTCCGACTCCGAACACCAGCCCGAGCAGGTACGTGATCGCGGCGGCCCCGAAGCCGATCGCGAGCTGCCGCAGCGCCCGGCGCAGCGGCGGACCACCGGAGAGGATGCCGACCATGGCGCCGGTCGACAGCAGCGCGACGCCGACGAGGACGAGCGCCACGACCACCGCGGTCGCCCCATGCAGACCGAAGATCCACGGAAGCACGGGGATGATCGCGCCCGACGCGAACAGCAGGAAGCTGGAGACCGCAGCGGTCCAGTCGCTGCCGACGATCTCGTGATCTTGGCCAGGAGTCCGGATCGGACCGGTCGAGGCCGCCCGCACGCCGGCCTGAGCGGCCTCGACGATGCGGTGCGCCCTTCGTAGCGCTTCGGCCTCGTCGATTCCGCGGGCTCGGTAGACGAGAGCGAGTTCGTTCTCGTCGATGTCGAGGTCCGCCGCGGAGTCGTGGGCGTCGTCGTTCGCCTCCGTCGAGGCCAGCAGTTCGCGCTGCGATCGGACGGACACGAACTCGCCGGCCCCCATCGAGAGCGCGCCGGCCAGCAGACCGGCGATGCCGCTGAAGAGCACGAAACTCGAGCTCACCCCCGTCGCGCCGATACCGAGTACCAGCGCCAGATTGCTCACGAGACCGTCATTCGCGCCGAACACGGCCGCACGGAAGGAGCCGGACAGCCGGCGGCGCCCTCGAGCGGCCAGACCCCGGACGACCTCGTAATGGACCTTCTCGTCCGCGCGCATCGCCGGCGTCGCGTACTGCTCGGTGTCGTAGGGCGAACGCGCCTCGGCGCTCTGCGCGAGCGCGAGCACGAAGATCGATCCGAATCGCCCGGCCATCCAGCCGAGCATGCGCGAGCGGATGCCGGCACGTGGAAGCTTCTTCGGCTGGCCGCCGAGCAGGTCGAGCCAGTGCTGCTCGTGACGCCGCTCGGCCTCGGCGAGGCTCAGCAGGATCTCGCGCTCTTCGCCAGACCTCCGGGCGGCGAGACGCTGATAGACCATTCCCTCGGCGCGCTCCTCGACCAGGTAGCGGGCCCAGCGGCGTCGGTCGGCGGGCGTCGGCTCGGCGGAAACGGGCGCGCTCATCGGATCTCCTGATTCGGGTGGGATGCTTCAACGCTAGCGACGGCGCACGCCTCGCCCCGCCGGAATCCGGGGATTGACAGCATTTCGGGGTCCCGAACGCGCCGGACGGATGGACGCGGTCAGCGGCTCTTCACGCGCTTGCGCAGCACGTCGATGCGCGACTGCAGCTGCGCCACAGTCGCCTGCGCGACGGCGGGTCCGCCGCAGATCCGGCGCAACTCCGCATGCACGGCGCCGTGCGGCTCGCCTGCCTGCCGCGCGTACAGCCCGACGAGGCTGTTCAGCAGCTGCCGCTGTTCGCGCAGGGTCCGGTGCAGAGGCGGGGGTAGCGTGGTGACCGCTTCCGGCCCTTGTTCGGCCTCGCGCGCCTCGCGGAGCTTCGACTGCCTCGCGCTGCGCTGCATGAGCAGCTCATGGACGTGCTCCGGCTCGAGGAGCCCCGGAATGCCGATGAACTCT
This window contains:
- a CDS encoding winged helix-turn-helix transcriptional regulator; protein product: MREKTERIIKDWSPTCDAEVSIAVVGGAWKPTILSMLEQHGILRFGELGRLLEGTTPRVLTRQLRELEEDGLVIRTVHRQVPPKVEYELSDVGRSVGPLLAELTRWGRAYARPHRAEDDAASD
- a CDS encoding shikimate 5-dehydrogenase gives rise to the protein MTMLNKDMTLCISLSARPSNNGTRFHNHLYEALGLNWIYKAFAPTDLAQAIAGVRGLGIRGCAISMPYKEDVIALVDRMDPSATAIDSVNTIVNDHGMLTAYNTDYSAIAQLIERNGLDPSASVLLRGSGGMAKATAAAFRDAGFADVTIVARNEQVGRALAELYGFDWIAELGEHTADIVVNVTPIGMAGGPEQHTLAFPMPAVDAAAVVFDVVALPAETPLVGAGRAAGKTVISGAEVATLQALEQFVLYTGIRPSAEQVRAAEEFMRAGQ
- a CDS encoding VIT1/CCC1 transporter family protein, whose protein sequence is MSAPVSAEPTPADRRRWARYLVEERAEGMVYQRLAARRSGEEREILLSLAEAERRHEQHWLDLLGGQPKKLPRAGIRSRMLGWMAGRFGSIFVLALAQSAEARSPYDTEQYATPAMRADEKVHYEVVRGLAARGRRRLSGSFRAAVFGANDGLVSNLALVLGIGATGVSSSFVLFSGIAGLLAGALSMGAGEFVSVRSQRELLASTEANDDAHDSAADLDIDENELALVYRARGIDEAEALRRAHRIVEAAQAGVRAASTGPIRTPGQDHEIVGSDWTAAVSSFLLFASGAIIPVLPWIFGLHGATAVVVALVLVGVALLSTGAMVGILSGGPPLRRALRQLAIGFGAAAITYLLGLVFGVGAV